One Macrobrachium rosenbergii isolate ZJJX-2024 unplaced genomic scaffold, ASM4041242v1 13874, whole genome shotgun sequence genomic window carries:
- the LOC136837844 gene encoding S-antigen protein-like encodes MTSELKILLKHIRQLVAEEERRIWVSSSKNSIFLFELLETRPSAFITMMVCVLSPLSNKGKGPDPGKGPDPGKGQDPGKVPDTSKGPDTGKGPDPDIGEGLDPGKGPHTGKGPDSGQDPDPGKGPDLGKNPDTGKGQDPIKGRDPCKAVDIGKCLDPGKGPDTGKGTDPVKGPDPGKAPDIGKGLDPGKGPHTGKGPDQGKGPDPGNSPDPGKGPYLGKGPDSGKGPDTDKSSDPGKCLDPGKDPDPCKGPNPGKGTDPGKCPKSGKDTDPGKSPDPCKVPDTGKGPDQSKGSDPGKGPDPVKGPDPCKGPDPCKGPDPSKGPVTGKCPDPVNVQIQAKVNIQVKFQIQEKVQIQANVQIRVKVQIQQGKGPDVGKSPDPGKGLPPIKGTGPSKGPDPGKGPDPGKGPDLGKGPDTGKGPDPGKGPDPDPDPGKGPDRSKGPDPGKGPDPGKGPGQVKVQIHVKSKYRKRSKSRQRSRCQVKSRSGKVQIKLKVNRQSPDADAGQGPDPDPDLGKGPDTDPGKGPDPGKGSDPGNGQDPGKGPDPGNGPDPGKGPDLGKGPDLSKSAGTGVGRHDKGLHPGKGLDPGKGPDPGKGLPLGKDPDPGKGPDPGKGSNPYKVSDRYRSSKSPDAAKGPDPGKGPDPGKGKGPDPGKGTDRGKDPDPGKGGEAGKGPDPFKSPHPSKVPDPGKGPGLGKGPDPGKGPDPDKGLYPGKGLDQGPDPGKVPDPGKGRDPDKGPDTGKGPNQGKCTETSKGPDPGKGPDPGKGPDPAKVPVTGIGPDPGKGQVQVKVQIQVQIQVNIQNQVTVHIQENPGKCPEPDPNKGPDTGKGLDTGKYPDIGKGPDPVRIPDPDKGPGAGKGSDTVKSPDLGKGLNPDKGPDPGKGPYSGNVPDACKCPDTGKDPDPGKGHDPGKDPYIGKGPDPGKCPGTDKGPN; translated from the exons ATGACGTCTGAATTGAAGATTTTGTTGAAGCACATCAGGCAGTTAGTTgcagaggaagaaaggagga tttgggttagttcttctaagaactctatttttctttttgagttactcgaaactagaccctctgcattcatcactatgatggtttgtgttttatccccattatctaataagg gcaaaggtccagatccaggtaaaggtccagatccaggaaAAGGTCAAGATCCTGGCAAAGTTCCAGATACAAGCAAAGGTCCAGAtacaggcaaaggtccagatccag ATATAGGTGAAGGTCTAGATCCAGGAAAAGGTCCACatacaggtaaaggtccagaCTCAGGCCAAGATCCAGATCCAGGAAAAGGTCCAGATCTAGGTAAAAATCCAGATACAGGCAAAGGTCAGGATCCAATCAAAGGTCGAGATCCATGTAAAGCTGTAGATATAGGTAAATGTCTggatccaggcaaaggtccagatacAGGCAAAGGTACAGATCCAgtcaaaggtccagatccaggtaaagctCCAGATATAGGTAAAGGTCtagatccaggcaaaggtccacatacaggtaaaggtccagaccaaggtaaaggtccagatccaggcaacagtccagatccaggtaaaggtccatATCTAGGCAAAGGTCCAGATTCAGGTAAAGGTCCCGATACAGACAAAAGTTCAGATCCAGGCAAATGTCTAGATCCAGGTAAAGATCCAGATCCATGTAAAGGTCCAAATCCAGGTAAAGGTACAGATCCAGGTAAATGTCCAAAATCAGGTAAAGATACAGATCCAGGCAAAAGTCCAGATCCATGTAAAGTTCCAGatacaggtaaaggtccagatcaaAGCAAAGGttcagatccaggcaaaggtccagatccagtcAAAGGTCCAGATCCATGTAAGGGTCCAGATCCatgtaaaggtccagatccaagCAAAGGTCCAGTTACAGGTAAATGTCCAGATCCAGTAAATGTCCAGATTCAGGCAAAAGTAAATATCCAAGTAAAGTTCCAGATCCAGgaaaaggtccagatccaggcaaaCGTTCAGATACGGGTAAAGGTCCAAATCCAGCAAG gcaaaggtccagatgtAGGCAAAagtccagatccaggcaaaggtctACCTCCAATTAAGGGTACAGGTCCaagcaaaggtccagatccaggtaaaggtccagacccaggtaaaggtccagatctaGGAAAAGGTCCAGatacaggtaaaggtccagatccaggcaaaggtccagatccag atccagatccaggcaaaggtccagatagaagcaaaggtccagatccaggtaaaggtccagatccaggcaaaggtccaggTCAGGTAAAGGTGCAGATCCATGTAAAGTCTAAATACAGGAAAAGATCCAaatccaggcaaaggtccagatgtCAGGTTAAATCCAGATCAGGCAAGGTCCAGATCAAGTTAAAGGTCAATAGGCAAAGTCCAGATGCAGATGCAGGCCAAGGTCCAGATCCAGATCCAGATCTAGGCAAAGGTCCAGATACAG ATCCAGgaaaaggtccagatccaggtaaaggttcAGATCCAGGCAATGGGcaagatccaggtaaaggtccagatccaggcaatggtccagatccaggtaaaggccCAGATCTAGGCAAAGGCCCAGATCTAAGCAAAAGTGCAGGTACAGGTGTAGGACGTCATGATAAAGGTCTACATCCTGGTAAAGGTctagatccaggtaaaggtccagatccaggcaaaggtctACCTCTAG GTAAAGatccagatccaggcaaaggtccagatccaggtaaaggttcAAATCCATATAAAGTTTCAGATAGATACAGATCTAGCAAAAGTCCAGATGCAgctaaaggtccagatccaggtaaaggtccagatccaggtaaag ggaaaggtccagatccaggcaaaggtaCAGATAGAGGTAAAGATCCAGACCCAGGCAAAGGTGGAGAagcaggtaaaggtccagatccattTAAAAGTCCACATCCAAGTAAAGTaccagatccaggcaaaggtccaggtctaggcaaaggtccagatccaggtaaaggacCAGATCCAGATAAAGGTCTATATCCAGGTAAAGGTCTAGATCAAG gtccagatccaggtaaagtaccagatccaggcaaaggtcgAGATCCAGATAAAGGTCCAGATACAGGTAAAGGTCCAAATCAAGGCAAATGTACAGAAACaagcaaaggtccagatccaggtaaaggtccagatccaggcaaaggtccagatcctGCCAAAGTTCCAGTTACAGGCAtaggtccagatccaggcaaaggccaggtccaggtaaaggtccagatccag gtccagatccaggtaaataTCCAGAATCAGGTAACAGTACACATCCAGGAAAATCCAGGAAAATGTCCAGAACCAG ATCCAAATAAAGGTCCAGATACAGGTAAAGGTCTTGATACAGGCAAATATCCAGATataggcaaaggtccagatccagttAGAATTCCAGATCCAGATAAAGGTCCTGGTGCAGGCAAAGGTTCAGATACAGTCAAAAGTCCAGATTTAGGCAAAGGTCTAAATCCAgataaaggtccagatccaggcaaaggtccatATTCAGGTAATGTTCCAGATGCATGTAAATGTCCAGATACAGGTAAAGatccagatccaggcaaaggtcaTGATCCAGGTAAAGATCCATATataggtaaaggtccagatccaggcaaaTGTCCAGGTACAGATAAAGGTCCAAACTAA